The Methanothermobacter sp. genome includes a window with the following:
- the uvrC gene encoding excinuclease ABC subunit UvrC, with product MTRVRDPGKLPDRTGVYIFRDENDRVLYVGKSVSIRKRVASYFREHENPRLRVMMRHLDSIEYILTENEKEALILESNLIKRYRPPYNVRLKDDKRYPFIKITDEEYPRVIITRTIRGDSARYYGPFTDTGSVRKTLKFIKSLFRIRSCRRMDGPCLNSQIDLCHAPCDGGISMEDYLEIIERVDLFFQGRYREVVEALEAEMRDASEKLEFERAAVIRDQIESIREVMERQYAAFTDSIDQDIVALETRGDNSVVVVLQIRDGKITGKDDFMLRGSADRREIIESFLKQYYAIPRYVPSEILVQYPIGDEVISEWLSELRGGEVRIHSPEGGSGRRLLNIAWKNASVILKQKGKVKDALLELKGELKLPSIPRRIEGLDISNIGGEHATGSVAVFLDGKPAPGMYRRYRIRTRGPDDYAMMRELVMRRYSSDETEKPDLVLIDGGKGQLSAALDALRSCGVDLPLVGIAKREEDIYLPGLSEPVEVSDGALQLLRHLRDEAHRFAVEYHRRIRDRKSLESELDGIRGVGPRRKRALLEHFGSVEGIGNASVEELAAVRGMNRPVAERVYRHFRRGDGG from the coding sequence GACAGGACAGGCGTTTACATATTCCGTGATGAAAACGACAGAGTCCTCTACGTTGGCAAATCGGTCTCAATAAGGAAGAGGGTAGCATCCTACTTCAGGGAACACGAGAACCCCCGCCTCAGGGTCATGATGAGGCACCTTGACAGCATAGAGTACATCCTAACAGAGAATGAAAAGGAGGCCCTCATCCTTGAATCCAACCTCATAAAGAGGTACAGGCCACCATACAACGTCCGCCTCAAGGACGATAAGAGGTACCCCTTCATAAAGATAACAGACGAGGAATACCCCCGTGTAATCATAACAAGGACCATCAGGGGTGACAGTGCAAGGTACTACGGGCCATTCACCGATACCGGGTCTGTGAGGAAGACCCTGAAGTTCATAAAGTCCCTCTTCAGGATCCGAAGCTGCAGAAGGATGGATGGACCCTGCCTCAACAGCCAGATAGACCTCTGCCATGCCCCCTGCGACGGCGGGATAAGCATGGAGGACTACCTTGAGATCATCGAAAGGGTGGACCTCTTCTTTCAGGGCCGATACCGGGAGGTGGTTGAGGCCCTTGAGGCAGAGATGCGCGATGCCTCAGAAAAACTGGAATTCGAGAGGGCCGCTGTTATCCGGGACCAGATTGAATCCATACGTGAGGTTATGGAGAGACAGTACGCGGCCTTCACAGACTCCATCGACCAGGACATAGTGGCCCTGGAGACCCGTGGAGATAACTCCGTCGTTGTGGTTCTGCAGATCCGCGACGGTAAGATCACAGGTAAGGACGACTTCATGCTGAGGGGCTCAGCAGATAGGAGGGAGATCATCGAGTCCTTCCTCAAGCAGTACTATGCCATCCCGCGGTACGTTCCATCAGAGATCCTGGTGCAGTACCCCATAGGGGATGAGGTCATATCAGAGTGGCTCTCTGAGCTCAGGGGTGGTGAGGTCAGGATACATTCACCAGAGGGGGGCTCAGGCAGGAGACTCCTGAACATCGCCTGGAAGAACGCCTCCGTCATCCTCAAACAGAAGGGTAAGGTGAAGGATGCGCTCCTTGAACTCAAGGGTGAACTCAAGCTCCCCTCCATTCCCAGACGGATTGAGGGCCTTGACATATCCAATATTGGTGGTGAACACGCAACTGGTTCAGTCGCCGTCTTCCTGGATGGTAAACCAGCCCCCGGAATGTACCGCCGCTACCGTATAAGGACCAGGGGCCCGGATGACTATGCCATGATGAGGGAACTCGTCATGAGGAGGTACTCCAGTGATGAAACTGAAAAACCGGACCTTGTGCTGATTGACGGGGGTAAGGGACAGCTCTCAGCGGCACTGGATGCCCTCAGGTCATGTGGTGTGGATCTGCCTCTTGTGGGCATAGCAAAGAGGGAGGAGGATATATACCTCCCGGGGCTTTCAGAGCCAGTTGAGGTATCAGATGGTGCCCTTCAGCTTCTCAGACACCTGCGTGACGAGGCCCACAGGTTTGCAGTTGAATACCACCGGAGGATCAGGGACAGAAAATCCCTTGAGTCGGAACTCGACGGTATAAGGGGTGTTGGTCCCAGAAGAAAGAGGGCCCTCCTGGAGCACTTTGGAAGTGTTGAGGGTATAGGGAATGCCAGTGTGGAGGAACTTGCTGCGGTAAGGGGCATGAACCGCCCGGTGGCAGAGAGGGTATACAGACACTTCAGAAGGGGTGATGGTGGCTGA